The DNA segment gccgccgccgccggtgtccgtaaccagtatcgctcgaaataagaaaaaaaaaacgaaataagaaaaaaattccacgatggaacgaggttcgaacctgggccctctgcgtgggagcccagtattcaacctctgagccatgccggttttttttctctttaatgcatggtaataatgccatcaaatgttgccatctattacaacataattcatcgctttagaattacactcacatgcacatatgcacaaaacacacatCATTTCTCatagtccaaggaatcttcaaaagtccggtaaacagacACAGACGTCCAGAAGGCCAAGCCACGCCGGAACCGGGtcaaaagtctcagcaacactacgcacgttagctgcttcttcccgaaagacagaccttgtcgagcgaggtggctcagcgtgtctgtcaatcatgcggcttctccaTAGCGAATATAGACCTAACAGCATGATTAAATGATATGGTGCACTATTGTTGGTGCTCTTTTTGAAAGGGAAGAACCTAACACCATGCGATGTAATTGGAAATTCTTTTCTGAGGGTTCTcttaagaatgtcccagaaatgaaaTGCATCACTGCAATGAATAAAACAATGCTCGATTGTTTCAGGCTCGTTGCATAGCCTGCAATTTACAGACCAGGGCACGTATATCCCTTTTTCATGAAGCCATGTCTTCAACGGGTAAAGTGGATGTGTGcagcttaaagaaaaacgttttcacagCTGGCGATATACACATTTTACGTACACGGCAGAATACATCATGACCAGAATGAGATAAATATTGCTGTCGGTAAACAGGTTCGGGGAAAAGGGTGTTTACAAGTGCGGCGGTTAGCGTCTTTCTGTCCACGTTGTACAAGTACTCTAGCGTGAATCTGGCTTTCAAAAACTGGACAGTGTCGACAATCTCTTTCAAGAAACCCCATAATTGCGATTCTTCCGCCACTCTtgttgtgacaaaaagaaaaggcagATGGTGAGAAAGACGGTTCCGTATAACAGCCAGAAGAAACGGGTGGCAGACATCCTTAAGGTAACAAAATCGCAGCACCAGttgtcgcacaaacaaatgcacaagaCTAAGCCCACCCTTCTCAAGCGGAAGAAAAAGGTTGTCCCTTCTCATGGCTTCCCATGATGAACTCCAGATAAAGCAggcaaatattctgtgaaatGCCTGAATATGTACACGAGAGCAGCGCAATACCTGTAAAATGTAGATAAGTTTTGATGCAAGAAATATGTTGCATGCTTTAGCTTTCGCGAAAACAGAAAGGTCGCGTCCTTGCCAAGTTGACACCTTGCGACGGATAGTCGTTAACGCGGACGTCCAATGAGGACCAATATTACGGtagttatcaagaggcacaccTAGATAACGGATCGGAGTGTCATCCCAATGAATATTTGCAAATACCGAGGGTGTTAGAGCCCACATGCCCAGCCAGAATCCTCTGCTTTTTTCGAAATTTATactagctccggaaatttcacaaAAACGCatagtagtgtttactgcttcctGGACACTCGGTTTATCAACGCAAAAgaaggcaatgtcatctgcgtaaGCTAGAATTTTAATCTCCTCGGCTTCATATGTATATCCTTTAATGTCAGAATTAAAGAGCACACTTAAACAAAGTGGTTCCAAATATATTGCAAAAAGCAAAGGCGAGAGCGGACACCCCTGACGTACTGACGAATTTACCTCTATGATACCTGAAAGCGTGCGATTCACAATCAATCTTGTGGTGCACCTTTTATAACAAAGTGATATGCCATTGTACAATACATCTCCTAACTGGAGATGTCTTAGCAGTGGGAACAAAAAATCGTGCCGTACCTTATCAAAAGCCTTAGCAAGGTCAATCTGAAGAAGAGCTACCTGATTCATGCTACCATCAATACACTCAAGGACTGACCGTGCTATATGAATATTCGTTTGTATAGAGCGGCCTCGAATGCCACATGTTTGGTGGGCACCTACACATTTAGTAATCACTGTTTGCAACCTGTTCGTGAGTATTTTCGCAAATATCTTATAATCAACGTTACATAAAGATATCGGCCTATATCCAGTTACTCTCTTTAATACACACCCTTAATCGAAACGAGGGTAATCTTCCTCcgatgtacgccaggtgtcttggtcacgtgatgcgccgcgcttaaaaaggcgaactgctgtgccgatcttttattgtgaacatggttcccgtgggggagccgaaacgtcaatacattcgtttttaaatcatttggtcggtgtccggatccctttaactagtatCTATTATATTGTGGTCATTCATTAACTGCTGCAGTAAAGCGGCACTTGCATCATAACGATTTGTTAAATATGAGTGATCCCTAGAGTCACAAACCCAATTAAAGTCCCCCAACACAATTAAATGTCTCTCAGTGTTTAGCAACGAGGCTGAGTACAGGAAGAAAGCCTTCCTTTCATTCACTTTTAAGGGAGCGTAGACGCAAACAAACCTCCAATTATGATAATGAAAAGAGATGTCGCAGCAAATAAGACGGCCTTCCCCATCAACATGCAGCGACATCAAAGAGTGGCTCAACTGCTTTCTAACTAATAAAAAGCATCCAGCGGAAACACCACGTGCTTGACTAATGTACAATACATAATGTGGAAAAGTTTCCAGAGCAAAGTTGGTATCACGAGCCGATGAAATCTTagtttcttgcactgcagcaACATCAACGTCATGCTGCTTAAGCACGTAGTTTAACTGACGCTGACGCCTCACATTTCCCAAGCCACGCACGTTGAGTGTCGCTACACATAAGGGGAAGGTAAGAGCGGTAGCCATTTTGCTCACTTAAAGTTTTTCTTGATCGCCTTTATCCACAGGCGAACTTGTGGCTTTACCTCCTTTGCACTTCTTTGTGGCACCTTCCTGAGAACGCTGGCACAGACGGCGCGGCCCTCCACCACCAAAGGAGACAACACGTTGTCCACATGAGGGCGCTTGCTCTGCTGCGTCTGACGCACCCGCTCTTGCTTCATCACTTTCCGGCGCCGGGCGTTTCCTTGTCTGGCTGCTATCCATTGCCTCTTCGTCTTCGTCATCTGGAGGCTTTTCCTTTGGGTTTTCCAAGCCATGTTGGCTGACAGCGTTCTCATCTCTTGTGTCTTCACTTGTGCTTTTAGCTGCGCTATTGTGACTGCTGGGCATGGGCTCTATGGTCAACTGTTCTTTGATGCCACCTGCTGCTTCTCCGGATGCGTCGACCACCTCTGTAGCATCCATAAGATGGTCCAGATGAGGCTCTTCTGTGCTAGATTGGCCAGAACGAAGCTTGCTTGCGTAAGTCGACACGCAAGCATCCGACAAATGGCCGAAGCGGTGGCACTGTAAGCACCGCGGTGTTTTGCACTGTCGACGAACGTGTCCCACTCGCTTGCAACGAAGACACAGCGGAGGCCTACCAGGAATAAGCACTAGGCATTGATGACCGTAGATGGACATAATATGCGGTATTGAGCTTACAGTGATGCCATCCTTGAGCTCTAAGGCAACATCCTGGTTCGTTGTCATCCATTGCTCCATACCAGCAcatctccatctctctctctctatagatTTGACCACACCATATGCTTGAAATGCCTCTTCAACTCGTCGAGGTTCTAGGTGAGGTGGTAGCCAAAGGAGTTTCAGTTTAATATCCTTGGTCTCCGGATCTATCACCATGTACTTCCGCCCTTTTACACGAAGCTCAGCACGGGTGACAAGTTTCTGCTTCGCCCCTCTACTTGCGCAGGCAACCATCCACACATGGCTCATTTGGTACTGTCCCACACCTATAACGTCCGCAGTAGTCACCACTTCAAGCAGAGCGTCACGGAAGTCTGGAGCTCGGTACGGTCTACCACCCAAGTCTGCATGAAGGAAAACGGAATTCAAGACATCGTTACCGGTTGGTAGACATCGCAGGACGACTTTGTAGCTTTTATCTTCATCAAGAAACGAGGTCGATGATCCTCGGCTTGTGGCCGATACGCTGTTTCCAGTAGAGAGCATTTCCGAACACAGCCGTTCCAATGCCGGTTCTTGAAAATGCTTAGCAAAAAGGTCCTTTACAGgctccatgtcgggaaggaaccacattagcaaatgcaatatagcgtggtagaagagtaaaataagcacaaagcgtcgcacaacgcgaattctgcaaccaggcgtcacacaatgcgaattgcgcaacgagtaggttgttgaatgcttccaaccccttacaaagggctgtgccataagccttcatcgccatcaggcacagcatcaataaagtgcgcataatgccttacatgtgtttagcaggtaccaacgctctccgtagaatgacgaaaaatggcacagtgcctgctgccctacttctccaaaattacaatgatttatagcgtagtgggttcctcgcaagtgcacttgtattggttgccaaggaagcccataagcgcatgaaccgtttcctcagggtctcagtaaaattgcaatgatttatagcgtagtgggttcctcgcaagtgcacttgtattggttgccaaggaagcccataagcgcatgatccatttcctcggggtctcagtaaagttcttcaacccccccccccgtctctctcccacgtcaacgtatgttatgttatacagcatgacgcagaatgacaaataatggcttagaaggtgcttcccaacttcacaaaaattgtgatttatggcgtagtgggtacctttctagtgtacttgtattgtagccccaagagagcttacaacgggctctacaaacgccgctcttccagctttcgctgtgactgtgctgtggtttcagcgcaggcctggcgtttttttctctcgTCATAAAATAACGTACAATTTGTTTGAAGCATATATCTCGAGTATGCTTTCAGTGAAATAGGACACTCGGAAAGCGTCTGAAAAAGTTTTTGACTTCTGTGGAATAATATTTTACTAAAATAAAATTGTACGGGCGAATTGCAAGCAAGAAGGGAAAGCGTTGTAAATAATTCAAGCACACCGTTCTTGCAACTCCTAAGAACATTCACCATAGCCTCTGAAATCGAAAAAGGCGGCGAGTGGAACTGCGAAGTTTAAGTCTGACGGGCGTTTGACGACTCGATTGGAAACTCTGCTTATACATGAGCCTTAATTGTTTCATGTTTGCCGCGGGAACTTCACTCAACTAGTCGCAAGTCCATCGCTGTATGTTTCAGTCATGCCACAGAAGCAACTTTACAGCTCTTGAAGTTTCTCGCGGGCCCCTAGGCAGATGCAGTCCACATTTTAAGACGCATGCACTCTGTCATCGGAAACACGCCGCTTCATTGACTTGTCGGTCCCTTACACAGCTTTCAGGCCTCCTACGCTGTATACCTATTATTTGCGCAATCACTACTGTCAAAAGCGTAGGTCTGCATTCTGTCGGAAAAGAGTGAGCAGGtgggaagggggagaggaggcGAGTGGAGACAGTTTTCGGCAGCCGGAGGATGTAGGGAGACACGCCGGAATAACTGTACACAAAATAAGTAGGATAGGCAGCGCTGCAAAGTTTACCAAAAGACGCAAAACATGAGCATGACCTACGCGCTCCGTATGTAATGTTCTTATCTTGCTTCTTTTTGGAAACTTTGCAGagctgcttttagatgcgaagcatcttatagcggaggtcaaaccggtggtggtggtggtgtgcggcgtgaccacccttactgcgcatgcgcataccctctccacacaactcctctccactccaacgtttctagaaccaggtcagtttcgcagctccccatagacgcttgctctccgaagtggacgcgacggccgatgctagaactagcggcgctgcagttccatcttccatcatgcctcacgcgtcaTCTGCCACAACACTTATGTGacctatcgtcgctgcagctttcCGCGGCCGTGACCGTCGAGATTCGGACATTTAAACTTTTGCAATAACCTAGACTGTTTCAAAAAGCAACCATTTCACAAGCTATGCTCCATAAAAATcaaaagataatcaaacgtgacctgtaataatggtacaatctcacacgcctagctgtcctctcgcacgaatattccattgccgtcaacctcAGTTTAGCCGcgacggtggaacagtggttactgtgcttagctgctcacccgaaggttgcgggatcgatcacgactacggcAGTCGCATTTTTTTCCGTGTAGGCGAAAACgacactggctcatgtacttagatatGTCATACTAAGGACGCCGTAAAACCGAGGACCATTGTTAATTTTCGGGCGAATTAATCctgatttcttgagaaaggcgtacaacgcgaactatggttgatcaaggtacctgattttattTCCTGAGCTCGGTTAGACGACTTTTAGCGAAGTTggtcttcacgattctggtgggaTTGGTGTTCAGAAGATATTTCTTGTAAGTCCCTACcctgattcggagaagtgatgaccatgcagtgttcgtttccgagccgctcgtgcaacacgcgcatcaagatgacattcttcagttttgtccctttcacacgtgctcgaaagaactgcttcccaagcgatcaccgttcgcagacaatcacgcacggagtacggagcaagcgagcacagagaaacgcgcaacgcgttgCAGCGNNNNNNNNNNNNNNNNNNNNNNNNNNNNNNNNNNNNNNNNNNNNNNNNNNNNNNNNNNNNNNNNNNNNNNNNNNNNNNNNNNNNNNNNNNNNNNNNNNNNagtcgtcataactcatcgaacctttagtataaacgcgcccgatctaaggcggtgatgatgtactgggcagaattcacgggattcacggtttacgatgaacctccgcagcttcgcccactcatcatcattcactccgtggatatgctgtgatttattTTGCGCAAGTTTGGTCGATGTCGCTGCGTGCCTTGTGTGTGAgaagagaatcggccgacgagaggctgggGCACAAGACTGGACGGCGTCTTCCACAGATGATCCGCGGACAGTTGGCGTCGTTGCAGTGTAAACAGGACGAcgacacgacaaaagacactcccggcgacagtcggcagaccgacATCGGCGTCGTTTCGCTCTAATGTAAAAGCGCCTTTAGTGGCCTAGGGTGCTaagcaggatggcccgagcttctcgggaacaagAATTTGCTCCGAGGCGGCACTATGGCGGTGATGACACGGAGACAGTGCTAAGCGCGCTATAGCAgcattgataaaaacggctacaagaacgcgcatggcgtcacaaacgcatgcgcggcatttttggcagttttcaaaggaacaccgcgggcactcagtcaacatttcaacagtgcaggcGGTCAGCGtggttgtcgcgctatctttttacGAACTGAACATCGCGCCACTCACGGGCTTGTTCGTGggtgtttgtcctctttcgggcaagttcctTCGTCCACtagcagcatggaaatttccactctagaaggcaacaagggcgcacacgcagcactgtcGTGCAGCTCGTTTGGATTCTCTCGAATAATACAGACAAATAAATAGGCAGGTATCTGTTTGGTTACAATActcgtctgaagatttttctgcggTAACGAATCCATAGAAACAATCTTCGCACAAACAGGTAAAGAGTAGCATAACTCGCCGCAAATgtcaccaggggcgcttgcttcattgCGGCAACACGGCTGTGAGTGGCatgtcgtgagcgcggtgaaattgaatgcgagacatcgcagCCACGTGATGAAATATTCTGTAGTTCTTCGTGCTTGTgcgcatagtctgtgcgattcaTCTCagagatgaatcgtgccgctcgctggtgtTGCGGCATGAGCACTGGTCCTCGGCAATAGCAAACgaggtgggcggacccgatcttcgccatgggcgtctgtcaatcaaactggttgacatgcgaactcgggcacaaacttgTTGATCCTGAGAAGGCCCTAGTTCAATTCGTGACTATCATAGTGCCGTTGTGAATGTGatgcgtttcatgcggtggacgctaagcagccgCGTCTTTGCTTGTAAAAAAATTTGGTGAGCTTGTACTACtagtgcaaggctggagccatcaaaGAAGGTTGTGATCACATAGCTTCTTTTAGCTTTTTACGT comes from the Rhipicephalus sanguineus isolate Rsan-2018 chromosome 6, BIME_Rsan_1.4, whole genome shotgun sequence genome and includes:
- the LOC119397254 gene encoding uncharacterized protein LOC119397254 translates to MLSTGNSVSATSRGSSTSFLDEDKSYKVVLRCLPTGNDVLNSVFLHADLGGRPYRAPDFRDALLEVVTTADVIGVGQYQMSHVWMVACASRGAKQKLVTRAELRVKGRKYMVIDPETKDIKLKLLWLPPHLEPRRVEEAFQAYGVVKSIERERWRCAGMEQWMTTNQDVALELKDGITVSSIPHIMSIYGHQCLVLIPGRPPLCLRCKRVGHVRRQCKTPRCLQCHRFGHLSDACVSTYASKLRSGQSSTEEPHLDHLMDATEVVDASGEAAGGIKEQLTIEPMPSSHNSAAKSTSEDTRDENAVSQHGLENPKEKPPDDEDEEAMDSSQTRKRPAPESDEARAGASDAAEQAPSCGQRVVSFGGGGPRRLCQRSQEGATKKCKGGKATSSPVDKGDQEKL